In Lodderomyces elongisporus chromosome 2, complete sequence, the following proteins share a genomic window:
- the POP5 gene encoding RNA-binding protein pop5: MVRVKHRYILFDILYPPNSSSASHNESFHDYATSQQKSLLTLHRSSSPDILYKNILSTIRKSLETHYGELGAGSAGQLMSVRYFSNKTSTGIIRCDREQVELIIGAMTLITKIDNCSENVIFRCLHVSGTIKKCEEFGIEWSKQLMNKLGQKTSNEMKELVTEIGQLSEEEYEESH; encoded by the coding sequence ATGGTCAGAGTTAAGCACAGGTACATTCTCTTTGACATTCTATATCCTCCCAATTCGTCGCTGGCTTCTCATAACGAATCTTTTCACGATTATGCAACATCTCAACAGAAATCACTTCTCACGCTTCACAGATCGTCTTCACCAGACATTTTGTACAAAAACATTCTTTCCACCATTAGAAAGTCTCTTGAGACACATTATGGCGAGTTGGGGGCAGGCTCAGCGGGACAATTAATGTCAGTACGGTACTTTTCAAATAAAACATCAACCGGAATAATACGATGTGATCGTGAACAAGTTGAACTAATTATTGGGGCAATGACTTTAATAACTAAGATCGATAACTGTTCGGAGAATGTTATATTCAGATGTTTACATGTTAGTGGAACTATTAAAAAATGCGAAGAGTTTGGCATCGAGTGGTCCAAACAACTAATGAACAAACTTGGGCAAAAAACATCAAACGAAATGAAGGAACTTGTTACAGAGATTGGACAATTGAGTGAGGAAGAGTATGAAGAACTGCATTGA